Proteins from one Pleuronectes platessa chromosome 16, fPlePla1.1, whole genome shotgun sequence genomic window:
- the LOC128458313 gene encoding odorant receptor 131-2-like, whose translation MVINDSIQLTVTVTLFVSSYIFNKINVSFCCLLILVAVFTTRNTPVNLASMAIERYIAICKPLRHSQICTVRKTYMVIGVIWFLCAAPDITDLFVTLATESLSFFHGSVKCLRQNVFKDPILVHKRQAFDIIYFSFVFLTLIFTYFRILFAARAVATEKMSAQRARNTILLHGLQLSMCLLSYISPSVELVLHLIFPGRIREIRFANYLIIYILPRFLSPIIYGVRDKKFRKYFKMYLLSRCREKLKKVTPQH comes from the coding sequence ATGGTGATAAACGACTCCATCCAGCTGACCGTCACCGTCACACTTTTTGTCTCAAGCTACATCTTCAACAAGATCAACGTCTCTTTCTGCTGCCTCCTCATCCTGGTGGCCGTCTTCACCACCAGGAACACCCCGGTCAACTTAGCTAGCATGGCCATTGAGCGCTACATTGCCATTTGCAAACCTTTGCGCCACTCGCAAATCTGCACAGTGAGAAAAACATACATGGTCATTGGGGTGATTTGGTTTCTGTGCGCGGCTCCAGATATCACAGATCTGTTTGTGACTCTGGCCACTGAATCCCTGAGCTTCTTTCATGGGTCGGTGAAGTGTTTACGCCAGAACGTGTTCAAAGACCCGATCCTTGTGCATAAAAGACAAGCGTTTGACATCATCTATTTCTCCTTTGTGTTTCTGACTCTGATATTCACCTACTTCCGAATACTGTTTGCAGCGAGAGCCGTGGCCACAGAGAAGATGTCAGCGCAGAGAGCCAGGAACACCATCCTGCTCCACGGCCTCCAGCTGTCCATGTGCCTTCTCTCCTACATTTCCCCCAGTGTGGAGCTTGTTCTGCATCTCATCTTCCCCGGTCGAATCCGGGAGATCAGATTTGCAAACTACCTCATCATCTACATCCTGCCGCGTTTCCTGAGCCCCATCATTTACGGCGTGAGAGACAAaaagttcaggaagtacttcaAGATGTACCTTCTGAGCAGGTGCCGGGAGAAGCTGAAGAAAGTGACACCACAGCACTAA